Sequence from the Silvibacterium dinghuense genome:
TTGCCACGGCGGCGAACCACTTCCTGCGCCACCCCGGCAATCGCCCCATCCGGCACACAGAGCCAGATCAGCGGCGCGTCGAGCCGTGCCCGGCTCCAGTTCACCACCCGGCCGCGCACTGCGCGCCGCCCGACCACCTCCGCCACCGGCACACCGGCGCGGCGCAGCCCTGCTTCGAGCGAAGTGCCCCAGTTTCCCGGCCCGATGATGGAAATCTCTCGCAACGGCCTTGCCATCCACAGGATGGTACCGTAAGAGCTGAACTCTAAAGACCTGCAGGAGAGCAAAGATGGCGAAGAAGAACGCAAAGGCAGCCGAGACCGTAACCACCGTAAAGGGCAGCCTGAAAGTGAACTCTGGCAAGCCCGCCGAGGTCACCTCCTCCGAGATTGCCTATTCCGGCCCGCTCTTCAATGTCCTCAAGGAACAGGTCAAGGAGCCTGGTCTCGAAACCAGCATCGGCTCGGTCGAGCGCGACATCATCCGCCACAATGGCTCGGTCGTGATCCTCGCCGTCGATGAGTCGAAGTCGAAGAAAGATCCCTACATCGTGGTGGAGCGCCAGTATCGCCACGCTGCCGGGCAGTTTCTTTATGAGGTTCCTGCCGGCAAGGTGGATGCAGGCGAAGAGCGCCTGGCCGCGGCCAAGCGTGAACTGATCGAAGAGACCGGCTTCCGTGCCAAGAAATGGACCAAGCTCGCCCGCTACTATGCCAGCC
This genomic interval carries:
- a CDS encoding NUDIX hydrolase, which produces MAKKNAKAAETVTTVKGSLKVNSGKPAEVTSSEIAYSGPLFNVLKEQVKEPGLETSIGSVERDIIRHNGSVVILAVDESKSKKDPYIVVERQYRHAAGQFLYEVPAGKVDAGEERLAAAKRELIEETGFRAKKWTKLARYYASPGFLGEWMQVYLAENLTLGDAAPEADERIQLFLVPLSELLRLIDTGKIQDGKTIIAVLLYARLRQARKKA